A genome region from Kiloniellales bacterium includes the following:
- the peaB gene encoding quinohemoprotein amine dehydrogenase maturation protein, producing MTALSLVAHNVHDVSVLGRRLLFHVPTTSLFEMDEVSAAVLDVFRGRPEVTAEDMQTAFDARFAPEALAETVEGFRRLDILRDSRHPEAGPAPVKVENFPLSTIVLNVNTGCNLSCSYCYKEDLTSPDKGERMAFETAVKSFELLLEQARDRDRVNLVFFGGEPLTNLPLIRRMVAYAEARGREVGKAVDFSLTTNATLLSEAIIDWLDAHRFGITVSMDGPKALHDRNRKTVGGKGTYDVVAAKTRMLIERYRSRPVGARVTLTAGVTDILAIHAHLRDEIGFFEVGFSPATSGDMAAFNLNEAELAGVFRDMKTLGRRYVEAALEDRNIGFANMHQLMTDLAEGTKKAVPCGAGIGMLAVDKDGALNLCHRFTGSKLPTFGNVETGIDEESLGHFIEQAQDKSARACGSCRIRNLCAGGCYHESYARYEDPHSPVWHYCELMRDWVDFGIEAYTTILQHNPGFFRRHVEPRRATP from the coding sequence ATGACCGCCTTGAGCCTGGTTGCCCACAACGTTCACGACGTCTCGGTCCTGGGCCGGCGCCTGCTGTTCCACGTCCCGACCACCAGCCTCTTCGAGATGGACGAGGTCAGCGCCGCGGTGCTCGACGTCTTCCGAGGCCGGCCCGAGGTGACGGCCGAGGACATGCAGACCGCCTTCGACGCGCGCTTCGCGCCCGAGGCCCTGGCCGAGACCGTCGAGGGCTTCCGCCGGCTGGACATCCTGCGCGACAGCCGCCACCCCGAGGCCGGCCCCGCGCCGGTCAAGGTCGAGAACTTCCCGCTCAGCACCATCGTCCTCAACGTCAACACCGGCTGCAACCTCTCCTGCAGCTACTGCTACAAGGAGGACCTGACCTCGCCGGACAAGGGCGAGCGCATGGCCTTCGAGACCGCGGTGAAGTCCTTCGAGCTGCTGCTCGAGCAGGCCCGCGACCGCGACCGGGTGAACCTGGTCTTCTTCGGCGGCGAGCCCCTGACCAACCTGCCGCTGATCCGCCGGATGGTCGCCTACGCCGAGGCGCGGGGCCGGGAGGTCGGCAAGGCCGTCGACTTCAGCCTGACCACCAACGCGACGCTCCTGAGCGAGGCGATCATCGACTGGCTCGACGCCCATCGCTTCGGCATCACGGTCTCCATGGACGGCCCCAAGGCCCTGCACGACCGGAACCGCAAGACGGTCGGCGGCAAGGGCACCTACGACGTGGTCGCGGCCAAGACCCGGATGCTGATCGAGCGCTACCGCTCGCGGCCGGTCGGCGCCCGGGTCACCCTGACCGCCGGGGTGACCGATATCCTGGCGATCCACGCGCACCTGCGCGACGAGATCGGTTTCTTCGAGGTCGGTTTCTCGCCGGCGACCTCCGGCGACATGGCCGCCTTCAACCTCAACGAAGCCGAGCTCGCCGGGGTCTTCCGCGACATGAAGACCCTGGGCCGGCGCTATGTCGAAGCCGCGCTTGAAGACCGGAACATCGGCTTCGCCAACATGCACCAGCTGATGACCGACCTGGCGGAGGGCACCAAGAAGGCCGTGCCCTGCGGCGCCGGCATCGGCATGCTGGCGGTCGACAAGGACGGCGCGCTCAACCTTTGCCACCGCTTCACCGGCTCCAAGCTGCCGACCTTCGGCAACGTGGAGACCGGCATCGACGAGGAGAGCCTCGGCCACTTCATCGAGCAGGCCCAGGACAAGTCGGCCCGTGCCTGTGGCAGCTGCCGGATCCGCAACCTCTGCGCCGGCGGCTGCTACCACGAGTCCTACGCCCGCTACGAGGACCCGCACTCGCCGGTCTGGCACTACTGCGAGCTGATGCGGGACTGGGTCGACTTCGGCATCGAGGCCTACACGACCATCCTACAGCACAACCCCGGCTTCTTCAGACGCCACGTCGAACCACGGAGGGCGACGCCATGA
- the qhpC gene encoding quinohemoprotein amine dehydrogenase subunit gamma produces the protein MKHQKPLGHLKPMNAKAQQLTEAVEDGREEEVRLMQTMVGCTATLDPGWEVDAFGGVAALCQPMEADLYGCSDPCWWPAQVADTLNSYPNWNAEAPAAQRDWRKLQSVFPEDT, from the coding sequence ATGAAGCACCAGAAACCCCTAGGTCACTTGAAGCCAATGAACGCCAAGGCGCAGCAGCTGACCGAAGCGGTCGAGGACGGCCGCGAGGAGGAGGTCCGGCTGATGCAGACCATGGTCGGCTGCACGGCGACCCTGGATCCGGGCTGGGAGGTCGACGCCTTCGGCGGCGTCGCCGCGCTCTGCCAGCCCATGGAGGCCGACCTCTACGGCTGTTCCGATCCCTGCTGGTGGCCGGCGCAGGTCGCCGACACCCTGAACAGCTATCCGAACTGGAACGCCGAGGCCCCGGCGGCGCAGCGCGACTGGCGCAAGCTGCAGTCGGTGTTTCCGGAAGACACCTGA
- the peaD gene encoding quinohemoprotein amine dehydrogenase subunit beta: MKTLSTAAALTLAAGFALGGNQDALAKDYLLTGVKPDKLVVVDTAARQVHKVHTIPRAAPGPVTITPSPDGKTAYVIVNRWESVSGIDLDSGEEVFRADLSSERERAKIIFGMDLSPDGKTLAVYESPVKLHLGEYEVQPTRISFFDTAAGKGAQRLRSIPAPRQITVMMYSKDGSKLYGLGRALHVIDPATGATLGEHKTQGWDRPEFYPPDILSVWSQWEQAGVFSTPYYTARSDMSLEDPAAYWTGLLTLDLDSGDFRIKEVENTDIFYFSTVVSPTNPDLLYGVYNNLSKLDAAQGKALGRVELDHSYYAVNISSDGKEVYIGGTMSDIAVYDAETLKKLGSIEMPGGANQALATLRIVRR; encoded by the coding sequence ATGAAGACGCTCTCGACGGCTGCCGCCCTGACCCTGGCCGCAGGCTTCGCCCTCGGCGGCAACCAGGACGCGCTGGCCAAGGACTACCTGCTGACCGGCGTGAAGCCCGACAAGCTGGTCGTGGTCGACACCGCGGCCCGCCAGGTCCACAAGGTCCACACCATCCCGCGGGCGGCGCCCGGCCCGGTGACCATCACGCCCTCGCCGGACGGCAAGACCGCCTACGTCATCGTCAACCGCTGGGAAAGCGTCTCGGGCATCGACCTGGACAGCGGGGAGGAGGTCTTCCGCGCCGACCTCTCCAGCGAGCGGGAGCGGGCCAAGATCATCTTCGGCATGGACCTCTCGCCCGACGGCAAGACGCTCGCGGTCTACGAGTCGCCGGTCAAGCTGCACCTTGGCGAGTACGAGGTCCAGCCGACCCGGATCTCCTTCTTCGACACCGCGGCCGGCAAGGGCGCCCAGCGCCTGCGCTCGATCCCGGCGCCGCGCCAGATTACGGTCATGATGTATTCCAAGGACGGCTCCAAGCTCTACGGCCTGGGCCGGGCGCTCCACGTCATCGATCCCGCGACCGGCGCCACCCTTGGCGAGCACAAGACCCAGGGCTGGGACCGGCCCGAGTTCTACCCGCCGGACATCCTCTCGGTCTGGAGCCAGTGGGAGCAGGCCGGCGTCTTTTCGACGCCCTATTACACGGCGCGCTCGGACATGAGCCTCGAGGACCCGGCGGCCTATTGGACCGGGCTCCTGACCCTCGACCTAGACAGCGGCGACTTCAGGATCAAGGAGGTCGAGAACACCGACATCTTCTATTTCTCGACCGTGGTCAGCCCGACCAACCCGGACTTGCTCTACGGCGTCTACAACAACCTCAGCAAGCTGGACGCCGCCCAGGGCAAGGCGCTCGGCCGGGTCGAGCTCGACCACAGCTACTACGCGGTCAACATCTCCAGCGACGGCAAGGAGGTCTACATCGGCGGCACCATGTCGGACATCGCCGTCTACGACGCCGAGACCCTGAAGAAGCTGGGCAGCATCGAAATGCCGGGCGGCGCCAACCAGGCCCTGGCGACGCTCCGCATCGTCCGCCGCTGA
- a CDS encoding ABC transporter ATP-binding protein, whose translation MARSAPGPTGNSAKPSVPQRDRRLAQAAAGADRRHWLFGFVRPQLRRLALVFLLSLGASGLALAQPYLTKLLIDDGLLAGDYGTLVLVAAAMLAAALLGAGLTALNRWHYVTASGRVLFALRESVYRHLQRLSPAFYARVRAGDVMARLDGDVAEVQRFAVDSALALLNGVLVLCGALALMLSLSWELSLIAFALLPLQVLLLRVLRPRIEAMTREQRAQAGGISAFLYDRLSAMKLVQSAGAEAREARGLAGLQAAYFTGLRRLQMFNLAATTAPSLLTLLGTVLVFLAGGAMVIEGTLTLGTLVAFTAYLARATGPVQTLLGLWVALARARVSLERVCEITAEEPAVSSPEDPQPLPPEARGEVVLEAVTFGYPDREEPVLEDAAARLPAGAKIAIFGASGAGKTTLIDLLQRHFDPAEGRIALDSVDLRRLDLEDLRRRVAVVAQDSLLLPGSIADNIRYARPDAEDAAVAEAARRAGAAEFIAALPQGFETEVGARGLKLSGGQRQRIALARALLQDPLVLILDEATSGVDSAAEREIGAAIDRLFAGRTRIVIGHRSTLAEDAEVTFELAGRRLRVRDPETGLAAQ comes from the coding sequence ATGGCACGCTCGGCGCCAGGCCCGACAGGGAACTCGGCCAAGCCGTCCGTGCCGCAGCGGGACAGGAGATTGGCGCAGGCCGCCGCCGGCGCAGACCGGCGCCACTGGCTCTTCGGCTTCGTCCGGCCGCAGCTCCGGCGCCTTGCGCTGGTCTTCCTGCTGTCCCTGGGCGCGAGCGGCCTGGCGCTGGCGCAGCCCTATCTGACCAAGCTGCTGATCGACGACGGGCTCCTGGCCGGAGACTACGGCACCCTGGTCCTGGTCGCGGCGGCCATGCTGGCGGCGGCGCTCCTGGGCGCCGGGCTGACGGCGCTCAACCGCTGGCACTACGTCACCGCCTCCGGGCGCGTCCTCTTCGCCCTGCGCGAGAGCGTCTACCGCCACCTACAGCGCCTCTCGCCCGCCTTCTACGCCCGGGTCCGGGCCGGCGACGTCATGGCCCGGCTGGACGGCGACGTCGCCGAGGTCCAGCGCTTCGCCGTCGATTCGGCCCTGGCCCTGCTCAACGGGGTCCTGGTGCTCTGCGGCGCGCTGGCCCTGATGCTGAGCCTGAGCTGGGAACTCTCGCTCATCGCCTTCGCGCTGTTGCCGCTGCAGGTGCTGCTGCTGCGGGTCCTGCGGCCGCGCATCGAGGCCATGACCCGCGAGCAGCGCGCCCAGGCCGGCGGCATCTCGGCCTTCCTCTACGACCGGCTTTCGGCGATGAAGCTGGTCCAGTCCGCCGGCGCCGAGGCGCGCGAGGCCCGAGGCCTCGCCGGTCTGCAGGCGGCCTACTTTACCGGGCTTCGGCGCCTGCAGATGTTCAACCTCGCGGCCACGACCGCGCCCTCGCTGCTGACCCTGCTGGGCACGGTGCTGGTCTTCCTGGCCGGCGGCGCCATGGTCATCGAGGGGACGCTCACCCTCGGCACCCTGGTCGCCTTTACCGCCTACCTTGCCCGGGCAACGGGCCCGGTGCAGACCCTGCTCGGCCTCTGGGTCGCTCTGGCGCGGGCCAGGGTGAGCCTGGAGCGGGTCTGCGAGATCACCGCCGAAGAGCCGGCAGTGTCGTCGCCGGAGGATCCGCAGCCCCTGCCGCCGGAGGCCCGGGGGGAGGTCGTCCTCGAGGCGGTGACCTTCGGCTACCCGGATCGCGAAGAGCCCGTGCTGGAGGACGCCGCCGCCCGGCTTCCGGCCGGCGCCAAGATCGCCATCTTCGGCGCCTCCGGAGCCGGCAAGACCACCCTGATCGACCTGCTGCAGCGCCACTTCGATCCCGCCGAGGGACGGATCGCCCTGGACAGCGTCGACCTGCGCCGGCTCGACTTGGAGGACCTGCGCCGCCGGGTCGCGGTGGTCGCCCAGGACAGCCTGCTCCTCCCCGGCAGCATCGCCGACAACATCCGCTACGCCCGGCCCGACGCCGAGGACGCCGCGGTCGCCGAGGCGGCGCGCCGGGCCGGCGCGGCCGAGTTTATCGCCGCCCTGCCGCAGGGCTTCGAGACCGAGGTCGGCGCGCGCGGGCTCAAGCTCTCCGGCGGCCAGCGCCAGCGCATCGCCCTGGCCCGCGCGCTGCTTCAGGATCCCCTGGTCCTGATCCTCGACGAGGCGACCTCCGGGGTCGACAGCGCGGCGGAACGCGAGATCGGGGCCGCCATCGATCGGCTCTTCGCCGGGCGGACCCGGATCGTCATCGGCCATCGCTCGACGCTGGCCGAGGACGCCGAGGTCACCTTCGAGCTGGCCGGCCGCCGGCTCCGCGTCCGCGATCCGGAGACCGGGCTCGCCGCGCAATGA
- a CDS encoding S8 family serine peptidase, protein MTGALRIGVLDSGVTGAAQPGLRGRRFLADGEGGVGLREGVDDRLGHGSAVTRLILAAAPEAELIHAQVFDERFTTSPALVAAGLDWLREEGVALVNMSFGLRADRAVLRMACRAAAEHGILLVAAAPAQGPPCFPAAYAEVLAVTGDARCAPGEVSDLQGRQADFGTWCASPERGGGAIAGASAAAAHFTGLAARLLLAQPGLAPAAVSDHFRAQAIRRGPERRAPMA, encoded by the coding sequence ATGACCGGCGCCCTGCGCATCGGCGTGCTCGACAGCGGAGTCACCGGCGCCGCGCAACCGGGACTTCGAGGCCGGCGCTTCCTGGCCGACGGGGAGGGCGGCGTCGGGCTGCGCGAGGGCGTCGACGATCGCCTGGGCCACGGCAGCGCGGTCACCCGCCTAATCCTGGCCGCGGCCCCCGAGGCCGAGCTGATCCACGCTCAGGTCTTCGACGAGCGCTTCACGACCAGCCCGGCGCTGGTCGCCGCCGGACTCGACTGGCTGCGAGAGGAGGGGGTCGCGCTGGTCAACATGAGCTTCGGGCTGCGCGCCGACCGCGCGGTCCTCAGGATGGCCTGCCGGGCCGCGGCCGAGCACGGCATCCTGCTGGTCGCGGCGGCGCCGGCCCAGGGGCCGCCCTGCTTTCCCGCCGCCTATGCCGAGGTGCTCGCGGTCACCGGCGATGCGCGCTGCGCCCCGGGCGAGGTCTCCGACCTGCAGGGCCGCCAGGCCGACTTCGGGACCTGGTGCGCCTCGCCCGAGCGGGGCGGCGGCGCGATCGCCGGGGCCAGCGCGGCCGCGGCCCACTTCACCGGCCTGGCGGCTCGCCTCCTCCTGGCGCAGCCCGGCCTGGCACCGGCCGCGGTCTCGGACCACTTCCGCGCCCAGGCGATCCGTCGTGGGCCCGAGCGCCGGGCGCCGATGGCCTGA
- a CDS encoding FAD-dependent monooxygenase has product MPEPQSPTGRRRRLAGLQPEVVVAGAGPAGVLTAILLTRLGREVLLLAGGRRRPRIEGLSQRVVEVLKRQGLDRAAAAVGPSVRREVLWNGEAGARNLEHVTPREAFDAALRQDAEVAGVHVQEVRRLTLEEDAAGAGLDITGPDGERHRIRPEIFVEARGRAAPGPKARQIRGPETTAITRRIAGGDARAGTALESFPDGWAWYVADGADAFLQIFLDSRDGLPKRAALPAVFERAAAQLTLIAGVIGAGRTAGAVTTRNATPYLSRDLTTHASLRIGDAALAVDPLSGHGVFEALGSALAAAAVVNTLIARPERRALARRFHEERARSGFLRACRIGRDFYALERRWPERPFWQARAAWPDPEAAHRPAGEGDLVVEPRPVVETGLIVERRVVVTPDQPRGIWRVDETPLAELLDLLRDRQGLRLADCAGELAGRLSVTERQLATALDWLRARRLLATGTEVRLQTAALRQVEAPPS; this is encoded by the coding sequence ATGCCCGAGCCGCAGAGCCCGACGGGACGGCGCCGCCGATTGGCCGGCCTGCAGCCGGAGGTCGTCGTCGCCGGCGCCGGCCCGGCCGGGGTCCTGACCGCGATCCTCCTCACCCGCCTGGGCCGGGAGGTGCTGCTTCTGGCCGGCGGCCGACGGCGGCCGCGGATCGAGGGCCTGTCGCAGCGGGTGGTCGAGGTCCTGAAGCGCCAGGGCCTGGACCGCGCCGCGGCCGCGGTCGGGCCGTCGGTGCGCCGCGAGGTGCTCTGGAACGGCGAGGCCGGGGCCCGCAACCTCGAGCACGTCACGCCCCGGGAGGCCTTCGACGCGGCCCTGCGCCAGGACGCCGAAGTTGCGGGAGTCCACGTTCAGGAGGTGCGCCGGCTGACCCTGGAAGAAGATGCGGCGGGCGCCGGTCTCGACATCACCGGGCCGGACGGCGAGCGCCATCGGATCCGGCCGGAGATCTTCGTCGAGGCCCGGGGCCGCGCCGCGCCCGGCCCCAAGGCTCGCCAGATCCGCGGCCCGGAGACCACCGCGATCACGCGTCGGATCGCCGGGGGCGACGCGCGCGCCGGCACGGCGCTGGAGAGCTTCCCGGACGGCTGGGCCTGGTACGTCGCCGACGGGGCGGATGCCTTCCTGCAGATCTTCCTCGACAGCCGCGACGGCCTGCCCAAGCGGGCGGCGCTGCCGGCCGTCTTCGAGCGCGCGGCGGCGCAGCTGACGCTGATCGCCGGCGTGATCGGCGCCGGACGGACGGCCGGCGCGGTGACGACCCGCAACGCAACGCCCTACCTGAGCCGGGACCTGACGACCCACGCCAGCCTGCGGATCGGCGACGCGGCCCTGGCGGTCGATCCGCTGTCCGGCCACGGCGTCTTCGAGGCCCTGGGCTCGGCCCTGGCCGCCGCGGCGGTGGTCAACACCCTTATCGCCCGGCCCGAGCGCCGCGCCCTGGCCCGGCGCTTCCACGAGGAGCGGGCCAGGTCCGGCTTCCTGCGCGCCTGCCGGATCGGCCGCGACTTCTACGCCCTGGAACGCCGCTGGCCGGAACGGCCCTTCTGGCAGGCCCGCGCGGCCTGGCCGGACCCGGAAGCGGCGCACCGCCCGGCCGGCGAGGGCGACTTGGTCGTCGAGCCGCGCCCGGTCGTCGAGACCGGCCTGATCGTCGAGCGCCGGGTCGTCGTCACCCCGGACCAGCCGCGCGGCATCTGGCGGGTCGACGAAACGCCGCTGGCCGAGCTGCTGGACCTCCTGCGCGACCGCCAGGGCCTGCGCCTCGCCGACTGCGCCGGCGAACTGGCCGGGCGCCTGTCGGTCACGGAGCGCCAGCTGGCGACGGCGCTGGACTGGCTGCGGGCGCGGCGTCTGCTGGCGACCGGCACAGAGGTGCGGCTGCAGACCGCGGCGCTCCGTCAGGTCGAGGCGCCGCCGTCCTGA
- a CDS encoding OpgC domain-containing protein, translating into MSNPPSRERSERDVRLDFFRGLAMFIIFIAHIPANPWGRYIPAKFGPSDATEIFVFCSGFASALAFGSIFIKKGFFLGAARIVYRAWQIYWAHICLFLMTASVVVLGTEFIGIKDYVGRLNLHPFFDDPASGIVHLLTLTYVPNYFDILPMYFGVLMMIPIMMALSRVHVGLAIGFSLALWAVNMTFSFGLPAEWWSDRPWFFNPFGWQLIFFTGFAFASGWIKPPAPNKWLIGLALVFVLSMIPMKYGPIWKNVEVINTISYNLLWGFQKTDFGMLRWVHFLALAYLVLCLLSGRERLLRAAVFKPIVKVGQQALAVFVTSMVAAQVAGMVLDAMGRDPLDFLVVHLVGFALLIAVAYTVGFFKSAPWHRARPQPPRLQVAPAPIQAGEPVADAAKPEPTAKPLAPQTAPLVPAARRRQHQRR; encoded by the coding sequence ATGAGCAACCCGCCAAGCCGCGAGAGGAGCGAGCGGGACGTCCGCCTGGACTTCTTCCGCGGCTTGGCGATGTTCATCATCTTCATCGCCCACATCCCGGCCAATCCCTGGGGCCGCTACATCCCGGCCAAGTTCGGCCCCTCCGACGCGACCGAGATCTTCGTCTTCTGCTCCGGCTTCGCCTCGGCCCTGGCCTTCGGCAGCATCTTCATCAAGAAGGGTTTCTTCCTGGGCGCGGCGCGCATCGTCTACCGCGCCTGGCAGATCTACTGGGCGCACATCTGCCTCTTCCTGATGACCGCGAGCGTCGTCGTCCTGGGCACCGAGTTCATCGGGATCAAGGACTACGTCGGCCGGCTCAACCTGCATCCCTTCTTCGACGATCCGGCCAGCGGCATCGTCCACCTGCTGACCCTGACCTACGTGCCGAACTACTTCGACATCCTGCCGATGTATTTCGGCGTGCTGATGATGATCCCGATCATGATGGCGCTGAGCCGGGTTCATGTCGGCCTGGCGATCGGCTTCTCCCTGGCGCTCTGGGCGGTGAACATGACCTTCAGCTTCGGCCTGCCGGCGGAGTGGTGGTCGGACCGGCCCTGGTTCTTCAATCCCTTCGGCTGGCAGCTGATCTTCTTCACCGGCTTCGCCTTCGCCTCCGGCTGGATCAAGCCGCCGGCGCCCAACAAGTGGCTGATCGGCCTGGCGCTGGTCTTCGTGCTGTCCATGATCCCGATGAAATACGGGCCGATCTGGAAGAACGTCGAGGTCATCAACACCATCAGCTACAACCTGCTCTGGGGCTTCCAGAAGACCGACTTCGGCATGCTCCGCTGGGTCCACTTCCTTGCCCTGGCCTACCTGGTGCTCTGCCTGCTCTCCGGCCGGGAGCGGCTGCTCAGGGCCGCCGTCTTCAAGCCGATCGTCAAGGTCGGCCAGCAGGCCCTGGCGGTCTTCGTCACCTCCATGGTGGCGGCGCAGGTCGCCGGCATGGTCCTGGACGCGATGGGCCGGGACCCGCTGGACTTCCTGGTCGTCCACCTGGTCGGCTTCGCCCTGCTGATCGCGGTGGCCTACACCGTCGGCTTCTTCAAGTCGGCGCCCTGGCACCGCGCCCGGCCGCAGCCGCCGCGCCTTCAGGTCGCGCCGGCGCCGATCCAGGCCGGCGAGCCGGTCGCCGATGCAGCCAAGCCGGAGCCCACGGCCAAACCGCTCGCGCCGCAGACAGCACCCCTGGTCCCCGCCGCCCGACGACGCCAGCACCAGCGCCGCTGA
- the mdoH gene encoding glucans biosynthesis glucosyltransferase MdoH — protein sequence MPDALDRAWSLTVRRRRLLFALLVGLTVGAAVFVMARILLGDGLNLFEAGILACFVMTIPWIAIGFWNSVIGVTLALGGRGVEKTSPFMARVDDRAPIRTRTALIMPVYNEDPARVFDHIERILGSLDDTGEARHFDFFLLSDTNKPEIAAEEERRFAELSARDPRPGRLHYRRRRDNLGQKAGNVRDFCERWGADFDFMVVLDADSIMTGGTILHMVRVMQANARLGILQTLIAGLPARSAFARIFQFGMRQGMRTYTMGSAWWLGEDGPYWGHNAIIRVAPFIAHCELPILPGRAPLGGRILSHDQVEAAMIRRGGYEVRVLPAELGSYEENPPTILDFIKRDLRWCQGNMQYFKLLKMPGLLPMGRLQLVLAILMYASSLFWLGFLTLSLGQAIVFGLGADPGEIAPLVGTYWGSIDAGAGLAFFVVMMGMTFMPKLLGIVEIAAQRAKRRSYGGSGRLLISALVEFVFSVLIAPIMAVVHSIFIIGLVFGRCVTWEAQDRVGHQIGLREAATAFWPQTLGGLGWTAGLALSAPSVLPFASPILIPLTFAIPFALITSRMDFGRLLARVQLCPMPEELMQSKRIVFGQARPTLAGPAAEAVPIVAEPNRQAQAAALARAQERSADGRWL from the coding sequence TTGCCTGACGCGCTCGATCGTGCCTGGTCCCTGACCGTCCGACGGCGCCGCCTCCTCTTCGCCCTGCTGGTCGGCCTGACCGTCGGCGCGGCGGTCTTCGTCATGGCCCGGATCCTCCTGGGCGATGGCCTCAACCTCTTCGAAGCCGGGATTCTGGCCTGCTTCGTCATGACCATCCCCTGGATCGCGATCGGCTTCTGGAACTCGGTCATCGGCGTGACCCTGGCCCTGGGCGGCCGGGGCGTCGAGAAGACCAGCCCCTTCATGGCGCGGGTCGACGACCGGGCGCCGATCCGGACTCGGACCGCCCTGATCATGCCGGTCTACAACGAAGACCCGGCCCGGGTCTTCGACCACATCGAGCGGATCCTCGGCTCGCTGGACGACACCGGCGAAGCCCGCCACTTCGACTTCTTCCTGCTGAGCGACACCAACAAGCCGGAGATCGCCGCCGAAGAGGAGCGGCGCTTTGCCGAGCTCTCCGCCCGCGACCCGCGTCCGGGACGCCTACACTACCGACGGCGCCGCGACAACCTCGGCCAGAAGGCCGGCAACGTCCGGGACTTCTGCGAGCGCTGGGGCGCGGACTTCGACTTCATGGTGGTGCTCGACGCCGACAGCATCATGACCGGCGGAACCATCCTGCACATGGTCCGGGTCATGCAGGCCAATGCCCGGCTCGGCATCCTGCAGACCCTGATCGCCGGCCTGCCGGCGCGCAGCGCCTTCGCCCGGATCTTCCAGTTCGGGATGCGCCAGGGCATGCGGACCTACACCATGGGCAGCGCCTGGTGGCTGGGCGAGGACGGCCCCTACTGGGGGCACAACGCGATCATCCGCGTGGCCCCCTTCATCGCCCACTGCGAGCTGCCGATCCTGCCCGGGCGCGCGCCGTTGGGCGGCCGGATCCTGAGCCACGACCAGGTTGAGGCGGCGATGATCCGCCGCGGCGGCTACGAGGTCCGGGTCCTGCCCGCCGAGCTGGGCAGCTACGAGGAGAACCCGCCGACGATCCTGGACTTCATCAAGCGCGACCTGCGCTGGTGCCAGGGCAACATGCAGTACTTCAAGCTGCTGAAGATGCCGGGCCTGCTGCCGATGGGCCGCTTGCAGCTGGTCCTGGCGATCCTGATGTACGCCTCCTCGCTGTTCTGGCTGGGCTTTTTGACCCTGAGCCTGGGCCAGGCGATCGTCTTCGGCCTGGGCGCCGACCCGGGCGAGATCGCGCCCCTGGTCGGAACGTACTGGGGCAGCATCGATGCCGGGGCGGGCCTGGCCTTCTTCGTCGTGATGATGGGCATGACCTTCATGCCCAAGCTGCTGGGCATCGTCGAGATCGCGGCCCAACGTGCCAAACGCCGCAGCTACGGCGGCAGTGGTCGCCTGCTGATCAGCGCCCTGGTGGAGTTCGTCTTCTCGGTGCTGATCGCCCCGATCATGGCGGTGGTCCACAGCATCTTCATCATCGGACTGGTGTTCGGGCGCTGCGTCACCTGGGAGGCCCAGGACCGGGTCGGCCACCAGATCGGCCTGCGCGAGGCCGCTACGGCCTTCTGGCCCCAGACTCTGGGCGGCCTGGGCTGGACCGCCGGGCTGGCCCTGTCGGCGCCCAGCGTGCTGCCCTTCGCCTCGCCGATTCTGATCCCCTTGACCTTCGCGATACCATTTGCCCTGATCACTTCTCGCATGGATTTCGGCCGGCTGCTCGCCCGCGTGCAGCTCTGCCCCATGCCCGAGGAGCTGATGCAGAGCAAGCGGATCGTCTTCGGCCAGGCCCGGCCGACCCTGGCGGGCCCGGCCGCCGAAGCGGTGCCGATCGTCGCCGAGCCGAACCGGCAGGCGCAGGCCGCCGCCCTGGCGCGGGCGCAGGAGCGCAGCGCGGACGGACGCTGGTTATGA